The Inediibacterium massiliense genome includes the window TTATCTTACAAAACCTTTTAGTGTTCGTGAATTAATTGCTAGAATGAAAGCTGTTTTGAGAAGATTTGAAGAGCCTTCAAAAGAAACTCTTCAAGTCATTAAATTTAATGATATTGTAATTGATACACAAAAACATGAGGTCATCAAAGATGGAAAGCAATTAGAATTAACTTTAAAAGAATTTGAATTGTTAAAGATATTAGCTAAAAATAGAGGAAAAGTTTTATCACGAAATTTCTTATTAGATGAGGTATGGGGATATGACTATTTTGGAGAAACTAGAACTGTAGATGTTCATATTAGACATCTCAGAAAGAAAATAGAAGATAATGATAAATATCCTATCTACATAGAAACCATCAGAGGAATAGGATACAAAATGAAATAGGTGAAGAAAATGCAAAAAAAAATTTTTGCAACTTATATGGTATTAATTTGTTTAGGAATTATTTTAACAGGAGCATTGACTCTTAATTTTATCAAAACAGGGTATATAGAGCATATAGAAAACAAATTGATAACAAATGCCAACTTAATGAATTGTTTTATAGAAGAAAAAATTGAAAATAAAACATCTAATCCCATAAAATTTTATGATTTTGCACATAAATATTCAAAAGAAATCAATGCAAGAGTAACGTTTATTGATAAAAATGGAAATGTCATAGGTGATTCCCAAGTACTAGAAAAAGATATAAGTTATATGGAAAATCATTTATCTAGACCAGAGGTTAAAAGTGCATTAAAAGGAGAGATAGGAAAAAATGAAAGAAGAAGTACTACTACAAATATAGATTATTTGTATATTGCTGTTCCTATTATAGTAGATAATGAGGTATATGGAGTAACAAGGCTGGCTTTTCCATTTATAGAACTAAGAGAGTTAAATAGTAGGCTTTTGCAAAGTATATTGATTGCTGCTTTGTGTGGTTTTTTGGTAACGATTATATTAGGATATAGATTTGTAAATAAAGTTACAAAACCTATTGAAGAAATTACAAAGAGTGCAAAAAAAATAGCAAATGGACACTTTCATCATAAAGTTTATACAAAAAGTAATGATGAAATAGGTATTTTAGCAGATACATTTAATCTGATGGCACGAAAGCTTAATCATACTATATCGGAGATAAGAGATAAAAATACAAAATTGCAATCTACATTAGAAAGTATGAATGAGGGATTGTTTGCAATTGATAAAAATTATAATATTATGCTTATGAACTCTATTGCAATGAAGCTTTTTCATATTGAAGATAAAGATGTGGATGGAAAGCACATATTAGAAGTCATCAGAAATAATAAAATTCATGATATATTAAAAAATATTTTAGATAATAATTGGATTGGAAGCAAGGAAATTAGTATAGATTATCCGGATACTAAGATACTTAAAATTCATACCAATTTTATTCGATTAGATATGGACCCTACAAGAATTATTGGTGTAATGGCACTCATTCAAGATGTAACAGATATGAGAAAGCTCGAGAATATGCGTTCTGAATTTGTTGCAAATGTATCTCATGAATTAAAAACCCCTCTTACTTCTATTAGCGGATTTATAGAAACACTAAAAGAAGGCGCGATGGATAATGAGAAGGTACGAAATCGTTTTTTAGACATTATCGATATAGAAACAGAGAGACTCAAAAGATTAATTGATGATTTGCTTACCTTATCTTCTATTGAAAATCATAAGATTGCAGTAAAAAAAGACCCTCTCTGTATCCATGAAGTATTTCAAGAAATTCATGTCATGATGAAATCATTAGCAGATCACAAAGAGATTGATTATACTACAGAAATAGAGGTGGATTTACCTAGAATTTATGGAGATCGAGATTGGTTTAAACAAATGATTTTAAACTTAATAGAAAATGCAATTAAATATACAGGGGAAAAAGGAAAGGTGAAGGTTTTTGTATATGAAAGATACAATAATATCTTTATCATGATAAAGGACACAGGAATTGGAATACCTAAAGAACATATTCCAAGATTATTCGAAAGATTTTATAGAGTAGACAAAGCAAGATCTCGAAAGGTAGGGGGAACTGGATTAGGACTTGCTATTGTAAAGCATATTGTTCTATCTTTTGGTGGTGATATAAAAGTAAATAGTAAAGTAGGGAAAGGTTCAGAGTTTACTGTAAGAATTCCTATTGAAGAGAAAACAAACTAGTTTTCTCTTTTTTTATTCATTAGGAAACTATATAAATGAATAAATTGTAGATCATTTTAGAAAGTTAGATTTTCATCAAATTTTAAGCAACGGAAATTCTGAATGAAATGAAAGAATTTCGTTGGCGATATGAGCAATTTCGAGAGGAATATGCGAATTTTTTTTACACATATTTAACAATCTGTTTATTTGTTTTTAACAAGAGAACAATATACTAAGAATGTAAAGTTTGAAAGAAAAATGAAATAGCAAACTTTAAATTTTATAAAAATGGGGGAAAGTGAGATGAAGAAAATATTATCTTTAATGATGGTACTTATTTTAAGTTTGGGAGTTTTAGCAGCTTGTGGACAAAAGGAAGAACCAAAAGATCAACAATCAGAATCAAAAGTATCGGGTAAAATTATTATTGCAGGATCTACATCGGTACAACCATTATCTGAGGAATTGGTCAATGCATTTAATCAAAAATATCCTGACGTATCTATTGAAGTACAAGGTGGAGGATCAAGTGTAGGAGTGAAATCTGCAAATGATGGGATTGCAGATATTGGAGCTAGCT containing:
- a CDS encoding response regulator transcription factor, which codes for MPKRKVLVVDDEQHIIELIQFNLEKNGFFVITSENGEDAIKIAQKEIPDLILLDLMLPGIDGFEACKQIRNHEATSKIPIIMLTAKGEETDKVLGLELGADDYLTKPFSVRELIARMKAVLRRFEEPSKETLQVIKFNDIVIDTQKHEVIKDGKQLELTLKEFELLKILAKNRGKVLSRNFLLDEVWGYDYFGETRTVDVHIRHLRKKIEDNDKYPIYIETIRGIGYKMK
- the pnpS gene encoding two-component system histidine kinase PnpS; the protein is MQKKIFATYMVLICLGIILTGALTLNFIKTGYIEHIENKLITNANLMNCFIEEKIENKTSNPIKFYDFAHKYSKEINARVTFIDKNGNVIGDSQVLEKDISYMENHLSRPEVKSALKGEIGKNERRSTTTNIDYLYIAVPIIVDNEVYGVTRLAFPFIELRELNSRLLQSILIAALCGFLVTIILGYRFVNKVTKPIEEITKSAKKIANGHFHHKVYTKSNDEIGILADTFNLMARKLNHTISEIRDKNTKLQSTLESMNEGLFAIDKNYNIMLMNSIAMKLFHIEDKDVDGKHILEVIRNNKIHDILKNILDNNWIGSKEISIDYPDTKILKIHTNFIRLDMDPTRIIGVMALIQDVTDMRKLENMRSEFVANVSHELKTPLTSISGFIETLKEGAMDNEKVRNRFLDIIDIETERLKRLIDDLLTLSSIENHKIAVKKDPLCIHEVFQEIHVMMKSLADHKEIDYTTEIEVDLPRIYGDRDWFKQMILNLIENAIKYTGEKGKVKVFVYERYNNIFIMIKDTGIGIPKEHIPRLFERFYRVDKARSRKVGGTGLGLAIVKHIVLSFGGDIKVNSKVGKGSEFTVRIPIEEKTN